From one Geoalkalibacter halelectricus genomic stretch:
- a CDS encoding type II toxin-antitoxin system prevent-host-death family antitoxin, translating into MREIPLTEARAKISDLAGAVRFNRERIALTRHGKPVAYLIGAEDMQRLEEAQSTTPNTYPTLRQLRAEDLSQHKAKALAGARRVLGYLESLGAKAAVVGSLARNRFRLHSDVDFLILSIPNNRRYTVEGQIEKLIGRDIPFHVLYLDEIEDPQWRARLLNEAKDGSTLV; encoded by the coding sequence ATGCGTGAAATCCCTCTGACCGAAGCACGAGCAAAAATTTCCGATCTAGCCGGCGCGGTGCGCTTCAATCGTGAACGGATCGCTCTGACTAGGCATGGCAAACCGGTGGCCTACCTCATTGGCGCCGAAGACATGCAGCGTCTCGAAGAGGCGCAAAGCACCACGCCCAATACCTACCCCACCCTGAGACAGCTGCGCGCCGAAGATCTGAGCCAACACAAGGCCAAGGCGCTTGCCGGTGCAAGGCGCGTTCTGGGCTACCTTGAATCCCTGGGCGCAAAGGCGGCGGTGGTCGGCTCCCTGGCGCGCAACCGCTTTCGCCTTCATTCCGATGTCGATTTCCTGATTCTGTCCATCCCCAATAACCGGCGTTATACCGTTGAGGGACAGATCGAAAAATTGATCGGCAGAGACATTCCCTTCCATGTGCTCTATCTGGATGAGATTGAAGATCCGCAATGGCGCGCCAGACTTCTGAACGAGGCGAAAGATGGATCCACTCTGGTTTGA
- a CDS encoding lytic transglycosylase domain-containing protein: MGKTLILIAILFLPCAAHAFCFEEAGRLYGVSPQLLWAIAKAESNFNPSAVNTNTNGSRDVGLMQINSLWERELGAGWDFLHDPCHNVKTGAWILSRCLREFGNTWQGVGCYHSRTPHLNERYAGRILEILRQAGFFGHDPR; this comes from the coding sequence GTGGGCAAAACCCTCATCCTCATCGCCATTCTGTTCCTGCCCTGCGCCGCCCACGCCTTCTGCTTCGAGGAGGCCGGGCGGCTTTACGGCGTCTCGCCGCAGCTGCTCTGGGCCATCGCCAAGGCCGAGAGCAACTTCAACCCTTCCGCCGTCAATACCAACACCAACGGCAGCCGCGATGTGGGGCTCATGCAGATCAACTCCCTGTGGGAGAGGGAATTGGGGGCGGGCTGGGATTTTCTCCATGATCCCTGCCACAACGTCAAGACCGGCGCCTGGATACTGAGCCGCTGCTTGCGCGAGTTCGGCAACACCTGGCAGGGGGTGGGCTGCTATCACAGCCGCACCCCGCACCTCAATGAACGCTACGCCGGGCGCATCCTGGAGATCCTCCGGCAAGCGGGGTTCTTCGGCCATGATCCCCGCTGA